The region TGCGTGCCCATTCAGGAGTCCCCGGCCCGGCCGGCCTCGTGGACGGCCAGCACCGCGGCGGCCAGGTCCGCGTCCGCCGCGGGGTCCACGGCGCGCAGGTCGAGCAGGCAGCTGCCGCGTTCCACCCGCCCGAGCACGGCGGGGTCGCCCTCCCGCAGGGCACGCGCGAAGTGCTCGGGGAGCACGAGCGCCGCACTCGGGAGCGTCACGCCCGGCGCGCCGCCGCCACCGACCGTCGAGTCCGACGCCGCGGCGTCGACGGGGACGCCCTTCGCCGCGAGCGACGCCGCGAGCGCCTCCGCCCGTGCGCGTAGGCCGGCGACGTCGGCGTCCAGGGCTGCGCGGGTGGGGGTGGCCGGTCCGCGCAGGGTGGCCTCGAGCGCGGCGAGCGTGAGCTTGTCGACGCGCATCGCCCGTGCCAGCGGGTGGCGGCGGATCCGGTCGACGAGGGCGGCGCCCGCTCCCGGGGCACCGAGCAGCAGTCCCGCCTGCGGTCCGCCGAGCAGCTTGTCCCCGGAGGCCGTGACCAGCGCCGCGCCCTCGGCGAGGACACTCGCGGCGTCGGGCTCGCCGGGCAGCAGGGGGTGCGGGGCGAGCAGCCCGGAGCCGATGTCGCACACCAGCGGGACGCCGAGCCCGGCCAGCTCACGGGGTGGCACGTCGCTGGTGAACCCGGTGACGACGAAGTTGGAGGGGTGCACCTTCAGGACGAACGCGGTGTCCTCGCCGATCGCGTCCGCGTAGTCCCGTAGGTGGGTGCGGTTCGTCGTGCCGACCTCGCGCAGCCGGGCCCCGGCCGCGGTGAGCAGGTCGGGGATGCGGAAGCCGTCGCCGATCTCGACCAGCTCGCCGCGGGACACGACGATCTCGCGGCCCACCGCGAGCGTCGCCGCCGCCAGGGCGAGGGCGGCGGCGCCGTTGTTGGTGACGTGCGCCGCGGCGGCCGCGGGCACGGCGGACAGCAGGGCGTCGAGGGCCGCGGCCCCGCGGCGTCCCCGTCCGCCGGTCCCGAGGTCCAGCTCGACATCGCAGGTGCCCGCGGCGACGGCGAGGGCCTCCCGGGCGGACGCCGACAGCGGAGCGCGGCCCAGGTTCGTGTGCAGCAGGACGCCCGTCGCGTTGAGTACCGGCCGCAACCGGGTCGCCGTCCGCGGAAGCCGGCGGAGGACCTCGTCGACGACGTCGTCCGGCTCGATCGCGCCGCGCCGCGCCGCCTGCTGCGCCGCGACGACGGCCTGCTTGACCAGCTCCCGGCCGAGCCGACCGGTGGCGGCGGCGACCGCCGGCTCGGCGAGGACGACGTCCGTGCGGGGGATCCGGCGCCGGACGTCGGCGGCGCCGTCGACTCGCCGCCCGCTCGCGAACTCGGTCACCGGGGCACCCTACGGCGGCCGCACGCGGTGGGCGCGACCATGCCCGGACGCGTGTCGCCGGCGGGCCTGCCGCGGACCGCACCCCGTCGTAAGGTCATCCGGGACAGGGAGGACGCGCATGACCGCCACATCCGCCGTATCCGGCCGGAGGCTGACCGAGTTCAGCCACGGCGCGGGCTGCGGCTGCAAGATCGGCCCGGGTGCCCTTGCGGACGTGTTGGCGCTGGTGGCGCCCCCGCGGCACCCCGACCTGCTCGTCGGCACCGAGACCGGGGACGACGCCGCCGTCTGGCGGCTCGACGCGGACCGGGCGCTCGTCGCGACCACGGACTTCTTCACCCCCGTCGTCGACGACGCGCGGCTGTGGGGCCGGATCGCCGCCACCAACGCCGTCTCCGACGTGTACGCGATGGGCGGGCGGCCCCTCTTCGCCCTCAACCTCGTCGCCTGGCCGACCGAGCAGCTCCCGGCCGAGCTGCTCGCCGAGGTGCTGGCCGGGGGTGCCGACGCGGGCCGGGAGTGCGGGTTCGCCGTGGTCGGCGGGCACTCGATCGACGACCCGGAGCCCAAGTACGGCATGGCCGTGGTCGGGGAGGTGCATCCGGACCGGATCCTCACCAACGCCGGTCTGCGGCCGGGCGACGCGCTCGTCCTGACCAAGCGGCTCGGCGTCGGCATCACCACGACCGCGATCAAGGCGGGTACTGCGCCGGCCGCGCTGGTGGCCGAGGCCGTCGCGTCGATGACGGCGAGCAACGCGGCCGCGGCGGAGGCGGCGGTCGGGGCGGGGGCCCGCGGCTGCACGGACGTCACCGGTTTCGGGCTGCTGGGGCACCTGCGGAAGATGGCGGCGGCGTCGGGGATCGACGCCCGGGTCGACGTCGCGGCGGTGCCGTTGTTCGACGGCGTGCGGGAGCTGGCCGAGGCCGGCACGGTGCCGGGCGGCAGCCGGCGCAACCGGCAGTGGGTCGCCGACGTGCTGGACGTCGGCGCGGGCGTCACCGACACGGACGTCGCGATCCTCGCCGACGCCCAGACGTCGGGCGGGCTGCTGTTCGGCGCCGAGCCCGGACGGGCGGCCCGCGCGGTCGACGAGCTGGCCTCCCGCGGCGTGCCCGCGGCCGTGATCGGCACGGTCTCGGCGGGCAGCGGGCGCATCGCCCTGCACTAGGCATCGGGCGGGCGCGCGGGAGCGGAGGCGGACGGGAATCGAACCCGCCTGGCCGAGATCCTCGGCCACGTCGGTGTTGAAGACCGCGGGGGCCACCAGGCACCCGTACGCCTCCCTCGCGCACCCCGCAGCCTACGGCCCCGCGCCGCTCCCGCGCGTCGAGGGATACGCGAGGCGGAATGGCACCGGGTGCATCGAGGTTCCCTCGCACTGGCAGATCCCCGAGCTGCACGGCAAGGATCAGCCCTCCCGCGGGTGCGCCGCTCTGCGGTCGTGCTCGACCTCCTCGTTCGCGTAGGCCACCGGGTGGTCCTGGCCGCGTTCGGTGAAGTAGTCGTTCAGCGCCTGCGCGATCATGTCGTGCTCGTGGTCGGACAGCGGAAGCGTGCCGCGCAGCGCCGCCTCGAGGTCGTCCTTGCCCAGCGAGCCGCCGAGGCCGACGTAGGCGAGCCAGAGCTCCGGCAGCTCGAGGTCGCTCAACGAGAACCCGGCCCGTAGCGACGAGCCGGGCACGACGTCGTCGCGGTCGTCGGACCCCTTGTCGCCGTTCACCCGCGCAGTCTTTCGTCGGTCGCGGTTCTCGGCAACCGGAGGAGCGTGCTGCGGCCGACCCGGTCAGTGCTCACGCTGCTCCGAACGGTCCGCGGCGGGGGTCCGCACCCGGTGTGCGCCGGCGTCGCGGACGGGGTGGAACCAGCGCAGGCGCACGCGGTCGAGGCGGGGATGGGGTTGCCAGCGCACGTCGGCCCGGAGAACTCGACCCGGCCCGTCTCCCGGTGCTTCGCCACGCGGTAGACCACCCGGCCCCGCTGGAGGTGCCCCTGCAGGGTCTCGTAGCCCCAGCCCCAGATCCGCCAGTCCGCGTCGGCCTCCTCCCCCTCGTCGACGATCGAGGTGATGCGGACGCCCATGAGGAAGCGGACCGGGCCGAACCGGCCGTCCAGCAGGATGTCGCGGCCGAGCAGGCCGGTGTCCCGGGCGTACACGGCGCGGAGCAGCTCGGGCGGGGTGAAGTCGGAGGTCGGCGAGGGCCGCCACCGCCCGTCCGAGCGTCGCACCCGGGGCGGGAGTCACGTGCCGCTCCTCCCGTCGCCGGAGGACCGGCCGTCCGGTTCGACCGTGATCCGCCCGGCGCGGCGCACGACGCGGCCCACCCGCAGCCTGAGGTGCTTGGCGTAGGCGAGGACGAGGGCGCTGTACCCGGGGGTCGGGCCGCGGTAGAAGAGGAAGCCCTGCGGGCCGTCGACCATGGCCCCGGTGCGGACGTCGTAGCGGCTGCCGTGCCAGGGGCAAACGAGGCAGCCGTCGTCGTCGACGGTGCCCTTCGAGAGGTCGGCGAGCTGGTGGCGGCAGCGGCGGGACACCGCGAAGTCCTCCCCGCGGCTGGTGCCCACCGCCCACCGGCCGAGCCGGCGGACCTCGCCGGTGACCGGGGGTGTGTCCGGAAGTGCGGGGTCGGGCGGGGTGAGGTCGGGCGGCGTGGGGTCGGACACGGCGAGCCTCCGGAGGTCGGATCAGGGCAGCAGGCGTTTGACGACGGGGCCGCGTCTCACGAGGGCGGCCAGTTTCCCGACGACGGAACGCGGTCGCAGCGCGGGGCTGGTCGTCGCGGCGGCGTCGGCCATCCCGGCGACGACGCCGGCGAGGGCGGTGCGGGCGTCCACCCGGGGCGCCCAGTCGAGCTCACGGCGGGCGCGGGTGGTGTCGAGCAGCGGCAAGGCGAAGGCGAGGTCGATCCAGCCCGGATCGAGCGGCTGCAGCTGCGTACGCCAGGTGACGTCGGTGAGGACGCGCAGGACCTGCCGGGGGAGGTGCACCGCGCGGGCGCCGAGGACGTCGGCGATCAGGTCGCGGGTGACGGGCGGATCGGCGGCGAGGTTGAACGCCCCGGCCGAGCGTCGCTCCAGGACGCGCGCGATCGCGTCGGCGACGTCCGTGGTGTGCACGATCGGCACGACCAGGTTGCGGTCGACGGGCAGCACGGGCACGTGGCGGAGCAGGCCGCCGGGGACGTACGAGGGCACGCCGTACCGCAGCAGCGCGCTCCCCGCGTCCCGTTGCACGATCAGGCCGGGGCGCAACCGCGCGACGACCGCCCCGTCGGGGTGGAGGCGTTCGTACTCGTCGAGCAGGCGCTCGGCGGCGACCTTCTCCTTGCTGTAGGCCAGCGACTCGATGCCCTCGGTGGGCCACAGCTCGTCGACGCCGAGGCCCTCGGGCGAGTCCGGGCCGGGGGAGTAGACGCCGACGGAGGACATGTGCACCAGGTGGGGCACGCCCTCGGCGTGCACGGCGTCGATCACGGCGCGGGTGCCGTCGATGCCGAGACGGTCCAGGTAGGTGATGTCGCGGGAGGGCTGGAACCCCCACGCCAGGTGCACGACGGCGTCGGCGCCGCGGACGACGGGGCGCAGCGCCTCGTCGACGTCCGGCCCGGCGAGGTCCAGCCCCGTCCACGACACCGCCTCGTAGGGCTGCCCGCCTGCGGGCGGGCGGCGGCAGACCCCGACGAGATCGTGCTCCTGCCCCGCGTCGCGGGTGAGCCGGCGCAGCAGCGCCGTCCCGACGTTGCCGCTCGCCCCGGTGATGACGATCCGCACTGTTCCCCCTCGGTCCGCCGGGGGCCGGCGGTCAGCCCCGGATGCCCTCCGCGGGGAACGGCAAACGTGGCCCGCTCACACGTCCGGGAACGTGGGGAACATCCGGTGGTGGCCCCCGGCCGACCAGTCGATCAGCAGCAGGGTGGCGTCGTCCTGGAGCCTGCCGCCCTGGTGCTGCATCACCGCGGCGGCGAGCCGCCGCAGCGTCTCCGGCGCGGACAGCTCCGCGGCCACCGCGTGTTCGGCGAGCTCGACCAGGCGTTGCTCGCCGAAGAACACCCCGTCGGCGTCGCGGGCCTCGGTCACGCCGTCGGAGTAGAGCAGCAACCGGTCCCCGGGCTCGAGCTGCTCCCGTTCCACCGCCGTGGGCAGGCCGCCGGCCACGGTGACGCCGAGCGGGGGCCGTGGCGGCGCGGTGAGCTCCTTGACGACCTTCCCGTGCCGGATCAGCAGCGGAGCCGGATGGCCGGCGAGCACGTACTCCAGGACGCCGGTGGCGGTGTCGAGCCGGGCCAGTACCGCCGTGGTGAACTGCAACGGCCCGGGCTGCGCGGAGATGAAGGCGTCCGCCCGCGCCGCGACGGCCACGAGGTCCTTCTCGCCCGCGCGGCGGGCGTTGCGGATGGCGGTGATCGCCAACGCCGTGGTCACGCCCGCCCGGATGTCGTGCCCGGTCGCGTCGAACACGGCGACGTCCATCACGTCGCCCTCGACGTTGTAGTCGTAGGCGTCGCCGGCGACCTGGTCGTGCGGCTCCAGGACGGCCGACACCACGACGCGCTCGGTGGCGAAGGTGCGGGGCGGCACCAGCTGCCAGAGCAGTTCCGACGGGAGGGACAGCGGTCCGCCGCTGCGCCAGCGCCGCAGCCGGTCGCTGTAGACGACCTTGGTCATGACCAGGTGACCGACCAGGCCGGCGAGCGTCCACACCCACCGCCGCAGGAGCGGACCGTCCTCCACCTCGGCGTCGAGGACCTCGTCCAGGCCGATGCGGACCACGCCCGCCCGGTCCGTGCCGTCGAGCATCGGCACCCACAGCACCCGGCCCCGGTCGTCGGTGGCGGGCAGGATCTCGCCGAGCTGGTAGGCGCGTCCCGCCATCGTGTCGGAGACGGCGACCTCCCCGCCGGGCTCGGGCCGGACCGGGGTGAGGACGTGCTGCGCCAGGTCGACCATCAGCACCTCGGCGGTCAGCCCCACCTCCCGCACCGCGCGGTCGACGATCGTGGAGAGCTGCTCCCCGGTGGCCAGGTGCGCCGCGTCGATGATGTGCGCGAGCACCTCCGCCCACGCGGCTGCCGCCCGTTGACCTGTCTGCACTGCCGGACGGTACAAGCCGATGGGAGCTCGTGTCGCGCACCTCGGGTGGAGGCCGGGCCAGGGTCAGGCTGTCGAGCCCGCGACGACCCGCAGCGACCGCCCGCGCCGAGGCGACGGCGCAGGGCCGACGCGTCCGTGCGCGCCGCGGTGGTGGACCCCATGAGGTCGAGCAGGCCGCGGCGGGGCGCCGGCGGCGCTCGGCCGGCCTCTCTCACTCCCGCCGGCCGAGGGTCAGGCCGTTCCCGTCACCGGCTGGCCCGCGTTCTCCCGGCTCCCCGCCCGGGTGCGCCGCGGATCCGGCGCTCCCTCGGCCGGGAAGCGGATCAGGAACTCCCGCTCGAGGGCGAGCATCCGCTTCGTGTGCGTCTCCAGGGCGTTCTCGCTGCCGGCGAGGACCGTCTCGTGGCGTGTCTTGTGCAGGTGTGCGAGCTCGCGGTGCAGGTCGGCGTCATCCAGGTCGGACGGCGGGATGCCGTGGCTTCGGTCCGTCATGGGGCGGGGATACCCGCGCGAGATCCGGACAACCGCACGGGGTTCACGAAGGACGGCGGGGGTACCGGGGAGCCATGACCTCGCCCGACACGCCTGCTCCGCGCGCCTCGACGCTGACGTTCGTGGGTACGGCGACCACGCTGCTGCAGCTCGGTGGCTTCACCCTGCTCACCGACCCCAACTTCCTGCACCGCGGGGAACGCGCCCACCTCGGCTACGGCCTCACCAGCCGTCGGCTCACCGAGCCCGCGATCACGACGGACGGCCTGCCGAGCCTCGACGCCGTCGTGCTGTCGCACCTGCACGGCGACCACTTC is a window of Pseudonocardia sp. T1-2H DNA encoding:
- the selA gene encoding L-seryl-tRNA(Sec) selenium transferase, whose product is MTEFASGRRVDGAADVRRRIPRTDVVLAEPAVAAATGRLGRELVKQAVVAAQQAARRGAIEPDDVVDEVLRRLPRTATRLRPVLNATGVLLHTNLGRAPLSASAREALAVAAGTCDVELDLGTGGRGRRGAAALDALLSAVPAAAAAHVTNNGAAALALAAATLAVGREIVVSRGELVEIGDGFRIPDLLTAAGARLREVGTTNRTHLRDYADAIGEDTAFVLKVHPSNFVVTGFTSDVPPRELAGLGVPLVCDIGSGLLAPHPLLPGEPDAASVLAEGAALVTASGDKLLGGPQAGLLLGAPGAGAALVDRIRRHPLARAMRVDKLTLAALEATLRGPATPTRAALDADVAGLRARAEALAASLAAKGVPVDAAASDSTVGGGGAPGVTLPSAALVLPEHFARALREGDPAVLGRVERGSCLLDLRAVDPAADADLAAAVLAVHEAGRAGDS
- a CDS encoding NAD-dependent epimerase/dehydratase family protein; translated protein: MRIVITGASGNVGTALLRRLTRDAGQEHDLVGVCRRPPAGGQPYEAVSWTGLDLAGPDVDEALRPVVRGADAVVHLAWGFQPSRDITYLDRLGIDGTRAVIDAVHAEGVPHLVHMSSVGVYSPGPDSPEGLGVDELWPTEGIESLAYSKEKVAAERLLDEYERLHPDGAVVARLRPGLIVQRDAGSALLRYGVPSYVPGGLLRHVPVLPVDRNLVVPIVHTTDVADAIARVLERRSAGAFNLAADPPVTRDLIADVLGARAVHLPRQVLRVLTDVTWRTQLQPLDPGWIDLAFALPLLDTTRARRELDWAPRVDARTALAGVVAGMADAAATTSPALRPRSVVGKLAALVRRGPVVKRLLP
- the selD gene encoding selenide, water dikinase SelD; protein product: MTATSAVSGRRLTEFSHGAGCGCKIGPGALADVLALVAPPRHPDLLVGTETGDDAAVWRLDADRALVATTDFFTPVVDDARLWGRIAATNAVSDVYAMGGRPLFALNLVAWPTEQLPAELLAEVLAGGADAGRECGFAVVGGHSIDDPEPKYGMAVVGEVHPDRILTNAGLRPGDALVLTKRLGVGITTTAIKAGTAPAALVAEAVASMTASNAAAAEAAVGAGARGCTDVTGFGLLGHLRKMAAASGIDARVDVAAVPLFDGVRELAEAGTVPGGSRRNRQWVADVLDVGAGVTDTDVAILADAQTSGGLLFGAEPGRAARAVDELASRGVPAAVIGTVSAGSGRIALH
- a CDS encoding Rieske (2Fe-2S) protein produces the protein MSDPTPPDLTPPDPALPDTPPVTGEVRRLGRWAVGTSRGEDFAVSRRCRHQLADLSKGTVDDDGCLVCPWHGSRYDVRTGAMVDGPQGFLFYRGPTPGYSALVLAYAKHLRLRVGRVVRRAGRITVEPDGRSSGDGRSGT
- a CDS encoding DUF6158 family protein, which translates into the protein MTDRSHGIPPSDLDDADLHRELAHLHKTRHETVLAGSENALETHTKRMLALEREFLIRFPAEGAPDPRRTRAGSRENAGQPVTGTA
- a CDS encoding PP2C family protein-serine/threonine phosphatase, with the translated sequence MQTGQRAAAAWAEVLAHIIDAAHLATGEQLSTIVDRAVREVGLTAEVLMVDLAQHVLTPVRPEPGGEVAVSDTMAGRAYQLGEILPATDDRGRVLWVPMLDGTDRAGVVRIGLDEVLDAEVEDGPLLRRWVWTLAGLVGHLVMTKVVYSDRLRRWRSGGPLSLPSELLWQLVPPRTFATERVVVSAVLEPHDQVAGDAYDYNVEGDVMDVAVFDATGHDIRAGVTTALAITAIRNARRAGEKDLVAVAARADAFISAQPGPLQFTTAVLARLDTATGVLEYVLAGHPAPLLIRHGKVVKELTAPPRPPLGVTVAGGLPTAVEREQLEPGDRLLLYSDGVTEARDADGVFFGEQRLVELAEHAVAAELSAPETLRRLAAAVMQHQGGRLQDDATLLLIDWSAGGHHRMFPTFPDV
- a CDS encoding DUF1990 family protein, which codes for MRRSDGRWRPSPTSDFTPPELLRAVYARDTGLLGRDILLDGRFGPVRFLMGVRITSIVDEGEEADADWRIWGWGYETLQGHLQRGRVVYRVAKHRETGRVEFSGPTCAGNPIPASTACACAGSTPSATPAHTGCGPPPRTVRSSVSTDRVGRSTLLRLPRTATDERLRG